A genomic window from Companilactobacillus alimentarius DSM 20249 includes:
- a CDS encoding phosphate ABC transporter substrate-binding protein PstS family protein: MKKKTIISLVMGLAALMLVLTGCGNSSSKESSAASKGNNNSETSGKITAVGSTALQPLVEKAATNFQKKNSKVNITVQGGGSGTGLSQVQDKSVTIGNSDIFAEEKQGVDAKKLTDHKVAVVGMAPVVNKDTNVKNLTMDQVKKIFTGKITNWKEVGGKDEKITVVNRAKGSGTRATFEAAVLKGAEAVKSQEQDSNGTVQKIVESTPGAVSYLAFSYINDKIQPISIDNIKPTDNNVENNKWKIWSYEHMYTNGTAKGAAAKFLNYMNSDDVQKSLVKDMGYISIHNMKVQKDSKGTVSSK, encoded by the coding sequence ATGAAAAAGAAAACTATTATCTCATTAGTAATGGGACTAGCAGCATTGATGTTAGTTTTAACTGGATGTGGAAACAGTAGCAGTAAAGAATCTTCTGCTGCGTCTAAAGGAAATAATAACAGTGAAACTTCCGGCAAAATCACGGCAGTTGGCTCAACTGCTTTACAACCACTTGTTGAAAAAGCTGCTACTAATTTCCAAAAGAAGAACAGTAAAGTTAATATCACAGTTCAAGGTGGAGGTTCTGGTACTGGTCTAAGTCAAGTACAAGATAAATCTGTAACTATTGGTAACTCTGATATCTTTGCTGAAGAAAAACAAGGTGTCGACGCTAAAAAGCTAACGGACCATAAGGTTGCCGTTGTTGGTATGGCACCAGTTGTTAACAAAGATACTAATGTAAAGAACCTTACAATGGATCAAGTTAAAAAAATCTTTACTGGTAAGATCACTAATTGGAAAGAAGTTGGCGGCAAAGATGAAAAGATCACTGTTGTCAATCGTGCTAAGGGTAGTGGTACACGTGCAACTTTTGAAGCTGCTGTACTAAAAGGTGCTGAAGCTGTTAAATCACAAGAACAAGATTCAAATGGTACTGTTCAAAAAATCGTTGAAAGTACACCTGGTGCAGTGAGTTACTTAGCATTTTCATACATTAATGACAAGATTCAACCAATTTCAATCGACAATATTAAACCTACTGACAACAACGTTGAAAACAACAAATGGAAAATCTGGTCATATGAACATATGTATACAAATGGTACTGCTAAAGGTGCCGCTGCTAAATTCTTAAATTACATGAATTCAGATGACGTTCAAAAATCATTAGTTAAAGACATGGGATACATTAGTATCCATAATATGAAGGTTCAAAAAGATTCTAAAGGAACAGTTAGTTCTAAATAA
- the pstC gene encoding phosphate ABC transporter permease subunit PstC yields the protein MDNIQKQLQTKSKATFQDYFGKGICYLCIGLIILLVTCILYFIASKGLATFTKDKVNVFDFLTTTNWNPGALDAKGHPDVGALPMIVTSFSVTLLAALIATPFAIGVAIFMSEFSSKNGSKILQPVIELLVGIPSVVYGFIGLSVVVPFIRNIFGGTGFGILSGTLVLFVMILPTITSLSVDSLKSVPLYYRQASLALGATRWQTIYKVVLRAAIPGLLTAIIFGMARAFGEALAVQMVIGNAALMPKNLISPASTLTSKLTTDIGNTVMGTLPNNALWSLALILLLMSLILNLIVKFIGKRGRF from the coding sequence ATGGATAATATTCAAAAACAACTACAAACGAAATCCAAAGCCACCTTTCAAGATTACTTTGGCAAGGGAATTTGTTATTTATGTATCGGTTTAATTATTCTCTTAGTTACATGTATTCTTTATTTCATTGCTTCAAAAGGTCTAGCAACATTTACAAAAGACAAAGTTAATGTATTTGATTTCCTAACTACAACTAATTGGAACCCTGGAGCTTTAGATGCTAAGGGACATCCCGATGTTGGAGCTTTGCCTATGATCGTTACGTCATTTAGCGTGACACTTCTGGCTGCCTTAATCGCAACTCCTTTTGCCATTGGTGTCGCCATATTTATGTCGGAGTTTTCCAGTAAAAATGGCAGTAAAATTCTACAGCCGGTCATCGAATTATTGGTTGGTATTCCCTCAGTAGTCTATGGTTTCATCGGCTTGTCTGTCGTAGTACCTTTCATTCGTAACATTTTTGGCGGTACCGGTTTTGGAATTTTATCTGGTACTTTGGTTCTCTTCGTAATGATTTTACCAACTATAACCTCTTTGTCGGTCGACAGTCTAAAATCTGTTCCTCTTTATTACCGTCAGGCTTCCTTGGCTCTAGGTGCTACCAGATGGCAAACTATCTATAAGGTGGTACTTCGAGCTGCAATTCCTGGGTTATTAACTGCTATCATCTTCGGTATGGCTCGAGCTTTTGGTGAAGCTTTAGCCGTTCAAATGGTTATCGGTAATGCAGCTTTGATGCCCAAAAATTTAATTTCACCAGCTTCAACATTAACAAGTAAATTAACAACCGATATTGGAAACACAGTCATGGGAACTTTACCCAATAACGCTTTGTGGTCCTTGGCTTTGATTCTTTTACTGATGTCGTTGATTTTGAATTTAATCGTTAAGTTTATTGGAAAGAGAGGACGTTTTTAA
- a CDS encoding HAD-IC family P-type ATPase, which produces MKPKSYQLGFEKLKETYNTNEFKTGLTATEAKKRLQENGPNKLESQKTPKWKMFIRQFNNMVIYVLIASTIITLLMGHYSDSIIIGLVIVINAIIGYYQEANASDALEKIKQMLSIEATVYRDGKRKDVPAEELVVGDTVFLEAGDNVPADLRIIDSDNLRIQESALTGEANSVEKIADKLTDENIPLAEQTNMAFASTAVTNGSGSGLVIATASDTEIGKISTEVSSVKQRKTPLMQIIDGLGTKVSYFIVAASILIFIVGLIFDTYALPVLALAVVAMMVGAIPEGMPATTSVILAKGVSDMAKKQHTIVKTLPAVETLGSVDVVATDKTGTLTKNEMTVTDILVDDLELQVSGTGYEPSGEITDHGQPVKMTSKLKLLLQGGYYANDTELHHENNQWIISGEPTDGAFLTLYHKVFPYGQADSFEEVDILPFDSDYRYIAKLVKNEQDERILFVKGAPDKLLDMARLQDKNFDYDYWLNKVEAFSKEGKRVIAVGYEKEPDNTDTVTQEMIVDGLNFLGLVAIIDPPREEVIESLKVMRSAGVEVKMITGDNAITAKSIGKKLGLADEINAITGTQWDSLSDDEKIVAANKNQVFARTTPSNKLEIIDALQKDNKVTAMTGDGVNDAPALKKADIGVAMGIKGTDVAKDSADMILTDDNFATMSSAIKEGRRIFDNIKKSILYLLPISFSEGLIVAYAILTRQEIPLQPTQLLWINMVSAITIQFALIFEPAEEGIMDRPPRKTGSRLMNRHDVFQMTYVAILIAAVSLVIDTYLNNLGVGEVISSTTMVNTLIIGKIFYLFNIRTPKLALSKELFSNSKVFIFVGLMLLLQLFLTYVPFMQDIFSTGAISLSEWGLAIAAGAIVLVVTEIDKLIRIKLQK; this is translated from the coding sequence TTGAAACCTAAATCATATCAACTAGGCTTTGAAAAATTAAAAGAAACATATAACACAAATGAATTTAAAACTGGACTAACTGCAACCGAAGCTAAAAAACGTCTGCAGGAAAATGGTCCTAATAAATTAGAATCTCAAAAAACACCTAAATGGAAGATGTTTATTCGTCAATTTAACAATATGGTTATCTATGTGTTGATTGCATCTACCATTATCACCTTATTGATGGGACATTATTCCGATTCAATTATTATTGGATTAGTAATCGTGATCAATGCAATTATCGGATATTATCAAGAAGCTAACGCCTCTGATGCTCTGGAAAAAATCAAACAAATGCTATCAATCGAAGCGACTGTTTATCGAGATGGCAAAAGAAAAGATGTTCCAGCCGAAGAATTAGTCGTTGGCGATACAGTTTTCTTAGAAGCCGGTGACAATGTTCCCGCTGACCTTAGAATCATTGATTCGGATAATCTCCGTATTCAAGAATCAGCTTTGACGGGTGAAGCCAATTCGGTTGAAAAAATTGCGGATAAACTAACTGATGAAAATATTCCACTAGCCGAACAGACTAATATGGCTTTTGCCTCAACAGCGGTCACTAATGGTAGTGGTAGTGGACTAGTTATCGCCACAGCTTCCGATACTGAGATTGGTAAAATTTCTACTGAAGTTAGTTCCGTTAAACAAAGAAAGACTCCATTGATGCAAATTATTGATGGTCTAGGAACAAAGGTCTCGTATTTTATCGTAGCCGCCTCAATCTTGATTTTTATCGTTGGTTTGATTTTTGACACCTATGCCCTACCAGTTCTAGCCTTAGCTGTTGTAGCAATGATGGTTGGTGCGATTCCTGAAGGTATGCCTGCTACCACCTCAGTTATTCTAGCCAAGGGTGTTAGTGACATGGCTAAGAAACAACATACGATCGTCAAAACTTTACCTGCCGTTGAAACTTTAGGTTCCGTTGACGTTGTAGCAACTGATAAAACTGGTACTTTAACTAAGAATGAAATGACTGTCACCGATATTCTAGTTGATGACTTAGAATTACAAGTTAGTGGAACGGGCTATGAACCAAGTGGAGAAATTACTGACCATGGTCAACCTGTAAAGATGACATCTAAATTAAAACTACTTTTACAGGGTGGCTATTACGCTAATGATACCGAGTTACATCATGAAAATAATCAATGGATTATTAGTGGTGAACCTACTGACGGTGCTTTCTTAACTCTCTATCATAAAGTTTTTCCTTATGGTCAAGCTGACTCATTTGAAGAAGTCGACATTTTACCTTTTGATTCAGATTACCGATATATCGCTAAACTTGTTAAAAACGAGCAAGACGAACGGATTCTTTTTGTAAAAGGTGCCCCTGATAAATTATTGGATATGGCTCGACTTCAAGATAAAAATTTTGATTACGATTATTGGTTAAATAAAGTTGAGGCTTTTTCTAAAGAAGGTAAACGTGTTATCGCGGTAGGTTATGAAAAGGAGCCTGACAATACCGATACCGTAACTCAGGAAATGATTGTCGATGGACTTAATTTCTTAGGGTTAGTTGCTATCATTGACCCACCACGTGAAGAAGTAATTGAATCATTGAAAGTTATGAGAAGCGCCGGGGTCGAGGTTAAAATGATCACTGGGGACAATGCTATTACCGCTAAATCAATCGGTAAAAAACTTGGTTTGGCTGACGAGATCAATGCTATTACTGGTACGCAGTGGGATTCTCTCTCAGATGACGAAAAAATTGTTGCTGCCAATAAGAATCAGGTTTTCGCTCGTACAACACCTAGTAACAAACTAGAAATTATCGACGCTTTACAAAAGGATAATAAAGTTACAGCAATGACTGGCGACGGTGTCAATGATGCCCCTGCTTTAAAGAAGGCTGATATTGGTGTGGCTATGGGTATCAAAGGAACTGACGTTGCTAAGGACTCTGCCGATATGATCTTAACAGATGATAATTTTGCAACCATGTCCTCGGCTATTAAAGAAGGACGCCGTATCTTTGATAACATTAAGAAAAGTATTCTGTATCTCTTGCCGATTTCCTTTTCTGAAGGTCTCATCGTAGCCTACGCTATTTTGACTAGGCAAGAAATTCCCTTGCAACCGACACAATTGTTGTGGATCAATATGGTTTCGGCTATCACGATTCAATTTGCTCTAATTTTTGAACCCGCTGAAGAAGGAATCATGGATCGACCACCACGAAAAACTGGTAGTAGATTAATGAACCGCCACGACGTTTTTCAAATGACCTATGTAGCAATCTTAATTGCTGCGGTCAGCTTAGTCATCGACACTTATCTTAATAATTTAGGTGTTGGTGAAGTAATCTCAAGTACAACTATGGTCAATACATTGATTATCGGTAAGATTTTCTACCTATTTAATATCAGAACTCCAAAATTAGCATTATCCAAAGAACTATTCTCCAATTCAAAAGTTTTTATTTTCGTTGGATTAATGTTATTGCTCCAACTATTTCTAACTTATGTACCTTTCATGCAAGACATCTTCTCAACGGGAGCCATCTCCTTGTCTGAATGGGGACTCGCTATCGCAGCTGGAGCAATTGTTCTGGTAGTTACCGAAATTGACAAATTAATTAGAATTAAACTTCAAAAATAA
- a CDS encoding winged helix-turn-helix transcriptional regulator, whose translation MQPLVLLSNKLPLFIEINGYFNNQGWFIRNVTDPNEVEKLVENEGASGLLWDSSITSMSQSLRILKSLRNKISGPIIVLAPAKDKKKRSLFYNINIDSFITRPFEYPELVAKVKQLFWVYDRFSITNDLKKGKKQEYRTETVKYNDIVIDFKHYKVTHRGYDIGLTPKEFSLFWYLVQHRGKVLSRDQLLEGVWGYDSTGSSRTVDIHISHLRDKLAEKSATKDCIKTVRGFGYVLDNQYPLVSEK comes from the coding sequence ATGCAACCGCTAGTATTGTTGAGTAATAAGCTACCGCTTTTTATTGAGATCAATGGTTATTTTAATAATCAGGGATGGTTTATCAGAAATGTAACCGATCCAAATGAAGTTGAAAAACTGGTTGAAAATGAGGGCGCCTCTGGTTTACTCTGGGATTCATCAATTACCAGTATGAGTCAATCATTAAGAATACTGAAATCGTTGCGTAATAAGATTTCGGGACCAATTATCGTTTTAGCACCAGCTAAAGATAAGAAAAAACGGTCACTTTTTTATAATATTAATATAGATAGTTTCATTACTAGACCATTTGAATATCCGGAATTAGTAGCTAAGGTAAAGCAATTATTTTGGGTTTACGATCGTTTTTCTATTACAAATGATTTAAAAAAAGGTAAAAAGCAGGAATATCGAACTGAAACAGTCAAATATAACGATATTGTAATTGATTTTAAGCACTATAAGGTCACACACCGTGGCTATGATATTGGATTAACGCCAAAAGAATTCAGTCTGTTTTGGTATTTAGTTCAACATCGTGGAAAGGTTTTAAGTCGCGATCAACTATTAGAAGGAGTCTGGGGATATGATTCGACGGGCTCGAGTCGAACGGTTGATATTCACATTAGTCATTTAAGAGATAAACTAGCAGAGAAATCTGCAACAAAAGATTGCATTAAAACAGTACGTGGTTTTGGCTATGTGTTGGACAATCAATATCCATTGGTTTCAGAAAAGTAA
- a CDS encoding thiamine pyrophosphate-binding protein, translating into MTKMIAGQALVKVLEDWDVDHVYGVPGGSINHTVEGLYLEKNKVKYIQVRHEEVGAIAASADAKFTGKIGVAFGSAGPGATHLFNGLYDAKMDHVPVLALVGQVPQENMNTNYFQEMDEGPMFSDVAVYNRTVTTAEQIPYVINQAIREAYRQKGVAVVILPENLTADEIDYVPVKTPKIISSNNSQTIDSQDVVNTLKMLKEAKHPLVYAGRGLLGAKDVLTKFAEQFNLPVMNTVPATGVISTDHPNFIGTFGRLGSKSGFEALQHTDLILFIGSEFPFARFWPEGVKIIDVNNNPYDIGKTVDVDYAVIADAKSYLQALIDTKETLPAGTWLKANQENKANWDKWLDKLARDDSDGLNPETVTAKMAELAGPNDTYGVDTGNVSEFGVRGLPMNHNQRFALSGLFATMGFGLPAGLAGALSVPDAQAWTLSGDGGFSMVAPDLITEARYHLPVINVILSNERLGFIYYEQVASKQHLYGVDLTGADWAKVAQGLGGIGFTVKSIKDVDETFDQIKKLQASGNKKPIVVNALIKQDDPVATAFMPLDAKLYGQEAVDAYSKKYHIDVKEQPSLGELLRAQGDND; encoded by the coding sequence ATGACAAAAATGATAGCTGGACAAGCTTTAGTAAAGGTTCTTGAAGATTGGGATGTTGACCACGTATATGGTGTTCCCGGAGGTTCAATTAATCATACTGTTGAAGGACTTTATTTGGAAAAAAATAAGGTCAAGTATATTCAAGTTCGTCATGAAGAAGTTGGAGCAATCGCTGCTTCAGCTGACGCTAAATTTACAGGAAAAATTGGAGTTGCGTTTGGTTCCGCTGGTCCTGGTGCCACACATCTTTTCAATGGTCTATATGATGCCAAAATGGATCATGTTCCTGTTTTAGCCTTGGTAGGTCAGGTTCCACAAGAAAACATGAATACTAACTATTTCCAAGAAATGGATGAAGGACCAATGTTTAGCGATGTGGCGGTTTACAACCGCACTGTAACAACTGCTGAACAGATTCCCTATGTTATTAATCAAGCAATTCGTGAAGCATATCGTCAAAAGGGTGTAGCTGTAGTGATCCTTCCTGAGAATTTAACCGCTGATGAAATTGATTATGTACCTGTTAAGACACCTAAGATTATTAGTAGCAATAATTCTCAAACGATTGACTCTCAAGATGTTGTTAATACCTTGAAGATGTTGAAAGAAGCCAAACATCCGCTGGTTTATGCTGGTCGTGGATTACTAGGTGCAAAAGATGTATTAACAAAATTTGCTGAACAATTTAATTTACCTGTAATGAATACGGTTCCCGCTACTGGAGTTATTAGTACTGATCATCCTAATTTCATTGGTACTTTCGGACGTTTAGGAAGCAAATCAGGTTTTGAAGCATTGCAACATACTGACCTCATTTTATTCATCGGTTCAGAATTCCCCTTTGCAAGATTTTGGCCCGAAGGTGTCAAGATTATTGATGTGAATAATAATCCTTATGATATTGGAAAAACAGTTGATGTCGATTATGCAGTCATTGCCGACGCTAAGAGTTATTTGCAAGCCTTGATTGATACCAAAGAAACATTGCCAGCTGGAACTTGGCTGAAGGCTAATCAAGAGAATAAAGCTAACTGGGACAAGTGGTTGGATAAATTGGCCCGTGATGATAGCGATGGATTAAATCCAGAGACAGTTACAGCTAAGATGGCTGAATTAGCAGGTCCCAATGATACTTACGGTGTTGATACAGGAAATGTATCTGAATTTGGAGTTCGTGGATTGCCGATGAACCACAATCAACGTTTTGCATTATCAGGTCTGTTTGCCACAATGGGCTTTGGATTACCAGCTGGCTTAGCTGGTGCCTTGAGTGTTCCTGATGCCCAAGCTTGGACATTGTCTGGTGATGGTGGTTTCTCAATGGTTGCACCAGATTTGATCACAGAAGCTAGATATCACTTACCAGTTATCAATGTAATTCTTTCTAATGAGAGATTGGGCTTCATTTATTATGAACAAGTTGCTTCAAAACAACACCTTTATGGAGTTGACTTGACGGGAGCAGATTGGGCTAAGGTGGCTCAAGGACTTGGAGGCATCGGATTTACCGTTAAATCCATTAAAGATGTCGATGAAACATTTGACCAAATTAAGAAATTACAAGCTTCTGGCAATAAGAAACCAATCGTTGTCAATGCCTTAATTAAACAAGACGATCCAGTAGCTACTGCCTTTATGCCACTCGACGCTAAATTGTATGGACAAGAAGCAGTTGACGCTTATTCCAAGAAGTATCACATCGACGTTAAAGAGCAACCTTCACTTGGCGAATTGTTGAGAGCTCAAGGAGATAATGACTAA
- the pstB gene encoding phosphate ABC transporter ATP-binding protein PstB — MEQYNLSDRYITAISDEKAITTKDLQVHYGANHAIFDANLEFPRFKITSLIGASGSGKSTFLRCLNRMNDKIAQVDGQILYRNVDINSNKINVYEVRKHIGMVFQRPNPFAKSIKENITFALKNSGITNKNELNERLETSLKSAALWDEVKDNLNKSALALSGGQQQRLCIARSIAMRPDILLLDEPASALDPISTSKIEETLKNLSKDYSIIIVTHNLQQASRISDYTAFFHLGHIIEYNKTVNVFTNPKMQATEDYVSGNFG, encoded by the coding sequence TTGGAACAATATAATTTAAGTGACCGCTATATCACTGCTATTTCTGATGAGAAGGCTATAACTACTAAAGATTTACAAGTTCATTATGGTGCTAACCATGCAATCTTTGATGCTAATTTAGAATTTCCACGTTTCAAAATAACTTCGTTGATAGGAGCATCTGGTTCCGGCAAGTCTACTTTTCTACGCTGTTTAAATCGAATGAATGATAAAATTGCTCAAGTTGATGGTCAAATTCTTTATCGAAATGTTGATATTAATTCGAATAAGATCAACGTTTATGAAGTAAGAAAACATATTGGAATGGTTTTCCAAAGACCAAATCCTTTTGCCAAATCAATTAAAGAAAATATTACTTTTGCATTAAAGAATTCTGGTATCACTAATAAAAATGAACTTAATGAACGTTTAGAAACAAGTCTTAAAAGTGCTGCTCTTTGGGATGAAGTAAAGGACAATCTCAATAAAAGTGCTTTAGCTCTTTCTGGTGGTCAGCAACAAAGACTTTGTATTGCCAGATCAATTGCTATGCGTCCCGATATCTTGCTTTTAGACGAGCCTGCTAGTGCTTTAGATCCCATTTCAACCTCTAAAATCGAAGAGACTTTAAAAAATTTGAGTAAAGACTATTCCATTATTATTGTCACTCATAATTTACAACAGGCTTCGCGAATCAGCGATTACACGGCATTTTTCCATTTGGGACATATTATTGAATACAATAAGACTGTTAATGTCTTTACCAATCCTAAAATGCAAGCTACTGAGGACTACGTTTCTGGAAATTTTGGTTAA
- the pstA gene encoding phosphate ABC transporter permease PstA, whose translation MNAKKIDKIASFIIYSIVTLVILLLVAILSYILFNGVPDISWHFLTTAAQSFSSGGGIRDQLFNSLYLLVLTIIVSLPIALGAGIYLSEYASDNWFTDLIRTSVEVLSSLPSVVVGLFGYLLFVIKLNLGFSILSGAIALTFFNLPLLTRNIEESLRSVPNLQKEAGISLGLSNWKATTKIILPAALPGILTGLILSAGRIFGEAAALIYTAGQSAPTVDYSNWNVFSSTSFLNPMRPAETLAVHIWKVNTESVTPDAHLISSASSAVLIIVILIFNLGARFLGNKLYKKITATK comes from the coding sequence ATGAATGCTAAAAAAATAGACAAAATTGCTAGCTTCATAATTTATTCGATTGTCACTCTAGTAATTTTATTATTAGTTGCTATTCTCAGTTACATCCTCTTTAACGGTGTCCCAGATATTTCTTGGCACTTCTTAACTACAGCTGCCCAATCATTTAGTTCTGGCGGTGGAATTAGAGATCAACTATTTAATTCCCTATATTTACTAGTTCTAACCATCATAGTTTCCTTACCAATCGCCTTAGGAGCTGGAATTTATTTATCCGAATACGCTTCAGACAATTGGTTCACTGACTTAATCAGAACCAGCGTTGAGGTTTTGAGTTCTTTACCTTCGGTTGTAGTGGGTCTATTTGGATATTTGCTTTTCGTTATCAAGTTGAATTTAGGATTTTCTATCTTGTCTGGAGCTATTGCTTTAACATTCTTCAATCTTCCACTTTTAACTAGAAACATTGAAGAATCACTTAGAAGCGTTCCTAATCTACAAAAAGAGGCCGGAATTTCGCTTGGTCTTTCAAATTGGAAAGCAACGACTAAAATTATTCTTCCTGCCGCCTTACCTGGTATCTTAACCGGACTTATTTTAAGTGCTGGTAGAATCTTTGGTGAAGCTGCCGCCTTAATTTATACTGCTGGTCAAAGCGCTCCAACTGTCGACTATAGTAATTGGAATGTTTTTTCTAGTACCAGCTTTCTAAATCCTATGCGCCCCGCCGAAACTTTAGCCGTCCACATTTGGAAAGTTAATACTGAAAGCGTCACGCCAGACGCACATCTGATTTCCAGCGCTTCGTCGGCAGTGTTGATTATCGTGATTCTTATATTTAACCTAGGAGCTCGATTCTTGGGAAACAAACTCTATAAAAAAATTACTGCGACGAAATGA